In a single window of the Sediminicoccus sp. KRV36 genome:
- a CDS encoding adenylosuccinate synthase — MANVAVIGAQWGDEGKGKVVDWLASRADIVVRFQGGHNAGHTLVVGETTYKLSLLPSGVVRGKLGIIGNGVVLDPDALLGEIAKVRAQGLDVGPHNLRIADNVPLILPLHPALDRAREAARGEDKIGTTGRGIGPAYEDKVGRRAIRLCDLAEPETLSAKLDELLLHHNSLLRGLGATPFEKQPLLDALLALAPQLLPYSEPVWERLDAARAEGKRVLFEGAQAVMLDVDHGTYPYVTSSNTVAGNAAAGAGVGPDAIGLVLGIAKAYATRVGSGPFPSELHDEIGRRLGERGREFGTVTGRPRRCGWFDAAMVRQAVKIGGVKGLVLTKLDVLDGLPELKICTGYRVDGATVKHLPAAMRAQSRCEPIFETMEGWSGSTQGARSYAQLPAQAVKYVRRIEELVEAPVMMLSTSPDRDDTIALRDPFAG, encoded by the coding sequence ATGGCCAATGTCGCCGTGATCGGCGCCCAATGGGGCGACGAGGGCAAGGGCAAGGTGGTGGATTGGCTGGCCAGCCGCGCCGATATCGTCGTGCGCTTCCAGGGCGGCCACAATGCCGGCCACACGCTGGTGGTGGGGGAGACGACCTACAAGCTGAGCCTGCTGCCCTCCGGCGTGGTGCGCGGCAAGCTCGGCATCATCGGCAATGGCGTGGTGCTGGACCCCGACGCGCTGCTGGGCGAGATCGCCAAGGTGCGCGCGCAGGGGCTCGATGTCGGCCCGCACAATCTGCGCATCGCGGATAACGTGCCGCTCATCCTGCCGCTGCACCCGGCGCTGGACCGCGCGCGGGAAGCGGCGCGTGGCGAGGACAAGATCGGCACCACCGGGCGGGGGATTGGCCCCGCCTATGAGGACAAGGTGGGCCGCCGCGCCATTCGCCTGTGTGACCTGGCCGAGCCGGAGACGCTCTCGGCCAAGCTCGACGAACTCCTGCTGCACCACAATTCCCTGCTGCGCGGCCTGGGGGCGACCCCCTTCGAGAAGCAGCCGCTGCTGGATGCGCTGCTGGCCCTTGCCCCTCAGCTGCTGCCCTATTCCGAACCCGTCTGGGAGCGGCTGGACGCCGCCCGCGCCGAGGGCAAGCGCGTGCTGTTCGAGGGCGCGCAGGCCGTCATGCTGGACGTGGATCACGGCACCTACCCCTATGTCACCAGCAGCAACACCGTCGCCGGCAATGCGGCGGCGGGTGCCGGCGTGGGGCCGGATGCCATCGGCCTCGTCCTCGGCATCGCCAAGGCCTATGCGACGCGCGTCGGTTCCGGCCCTTTCCCCTCCGAACTGCATGACGAGATCGGCCGCCGCCTGGGGGAACGCGGGCGCGAATTCGGCACCGTGACGGGCCGCCCGCGCCGCTGCGGCTGGTTCGACGCGGCGATGGTGCGCCAGGCGGTCAAGATCGGCGGCGTGAAGGGCCTGGTGCTGACCAAGCTCGATGTGCTGGACGGGCTGCCGGAGCTGAAGATCTGCACGGGCTATCGCGTGGATGGCGCCACGGTGAAGCACCTGCCCGCCGCCATGCGCGCGCAATCCCGCTGCGAGCCCATCTTCGAGACGATGGAAGGCTGGTCCGGCTCCACCCAGGGGGCGCGCAGCTACGCGCAATTGCCGGCCCAGGCGGTGAAATATGTGCGCCGCATCGAGGAGCTGGTGGAAGCGCCGGTGATGATGCTCAGCACCTCGCCCGACCGCGATGACACGATTGCGCTGCGCGATCCTTTCGCGGGGTAG
- a CDS encoding ATP phosphoribosyltransferase regulatory subunit, producing the protein MNDGPTPNSPPGLLPAGLMDLLPPLAEREAVLVEALMEGFARYGYERVKPPLLEFEEGLLAGSGAAVAEQTFRLMDPVSQRMMGLRADTTPQVARIAATRLGLQARPLRLCYAGQVLRVRGSELAPSRQLAQAGVELIGGAAPEADAEVALVAAEALARIGITDITLDVTLPRMAQALLAAAGIHDALAERLIHALDRKDAAAVTALAEGAGPVALLLPRLLAAAGPAAHALTVLREAELPAAARAIAENAARIIEAIAARAPGLRITLDPIEFRGFRYHVGVAFTIFGPGFSGELAKGGRYLSANDEPATGMTLYPDAVLRAAPVAAPRPRCFLPLGTPASAGAALRQQGYATVAALAPEDAPEALRCTHSWDGANPVPLVQKG; encoded by the coding sequence TCGAGGCGCTGATGGAGGGCTTCGCGCGCTACGGCTATGAGCGGGTGAAGCCGCCCCTGCTGGAATTCGAGGAAGGGCTGCTGGCCGGCTCCGGTGCCGCCGTCGCCGAACAGACCTTCCGCCTGATGGACCCGGTCAGCCAGCGCATGATGGGGCTGCGGGCGGATACGACGCCGCAGGTGGCCCGCATCGCCGCCACGCGGCTCGGCCTCCAGGCGCGGCCCTTGCGGCTCTGCTATGCGGGCCAGGTGCTGCGCGTGCGGGGCAGCGAATTGGCCCCCTCCCGCCAATTGGCCCAGGCGGGCGTGGAGCTCATCGGCGGTGCCGCCCCCGAGGCGGATGCGGAGGTGGCGCTGGTCGCGGCCGAGGCGCTGGCGCGCATCGGCATCACCGACATCACGCTGGATGTGACGCTGCCGCGCATGGCGCAGGCGCTGCTGGCCGCCGCCGGCATTCATGACGCGCTGGCCGAGCGGCTGATCCATGCGCTGGACCGCAAGGATGCCGCCGCCGTCACCGCCCTGGCCGAGGGTGCCGGGCCGGTGGCGCTGCTGCTGCCCCGCCTGCTGGCCGCCGCCGGCCCCGCGGCGCATGCGCTCACGGTGCTGCGCGAGGCGGAGCTGCCCGCCGCCGCCCGCGCCATCGCCGAAAACGCGGCCCGCATCATCGAGGCGATCGCCGCCCGGGCGCCCGGCCTGCGCATCACGCTCGACCCGATCGAGTTTCGCGGCTTTCGCTATCATGTGGGGGTGGCCTTCACGATCTTCGGGCCGGGCTTCTCGGGCGAATTGGCCAAGGGCGGGCGCTATCTCTCGGCGAATGACGAGCCGGCGACGGGCATGACGCTCTACCCCGATGCCGTGCTGCGGGCCGCACCGGTGGCGGCCCCCCGGCCGCGCTGCTTCCTGCCGCTGGGCACGCCGGCTAGCGCCGGGGCCGCGCTGCGCCAGCAGGGCTATGCGACGGTCGCCGCCCTGGCGCCCGAGGATGCGCCCGAGGCCCTGCGTTGCACCCATTCCTGGGATGGCGCAAACCCCGTCCCGCTGGTTCAGAAAGGTTAA
- a CDS encoding tetratricopeptide repeat protein: MLADQYDLPLSTASEAARDAYALGLDRLLTQYDGIGAAFDAAIAADPGFALAHIGRAQALMLLGEMAGARAAVATAEALAGGVTRREASQIAFYRTLLGGRVDVSLAALLAHLAEWPRDAMVLNTNANPNGLLGSSGVVGQKARLVALMNALAPHYGDDWWFASAHAMALNEDGQHAAARPRIERSFARRPDSAWVAHSRAHLCYEEGETDAARAFLSTWLKTYPRGGVLYGHLHWHLALGELEAGEAASAWDLYRAAFSVQGGSGTARQKLQDASSFLWRWELAGQPRDEAAWRELHGFALAHFPRPGIAFADLHVMLAQAINGDGAGLEARIAEMAELEREARYPSGPVIPAISRAFLAFQQRDFAEVIETLEPLLAQSERIGGSRAQTDLVEFTLLRACAEAGRAEDTRRILARRRPGPAPVPVAARH, translated from the coding sequence ATGCTGGCTGACCAATATGACCTGCCCCTCTCCACCGCCTCCGAAGCCGCGCGGGATGCCTATGCGCTCGGCCTGGATCGCCTGTTGACGCAATATGACGGCATCGGCGCGGCCTTTGATGCCGCCATCGCCGCCGACCCTGGTTTCGCCCTCGCCCATATCGGCCGCGCCCAGGCGCTGATGCTGCTGGGCGAGATGGCCGGGGCGCGCGCTGCCGTCGCCACGGCGGAAGCCCTGGCCGGTGGCGTCACGCGGCGCGAGGCCAGCCAGATCGCCTTCTACCGCACCCTGCTGGGCGGCCGTGTGGATGTGTCGCTCGCGGCGCTGCTGGCGCATCTGGCCGAATGGCCGCGCGATGCGATGGTGCTGAACACCAACGCCAATCCCAATGGCCTGCTGGGTTCCTCGGGCGTCGTCGGGCAGAAGGCGCGGCTGGTTGCGCTGATGAACGCGCTCGCGCCGCATTACGGCGATGATTGGTGGTTCGCCTCCGCCCATGCCATGGCGCTGAACGAGGATGGCCAGCATGCGGCGGCGCGTCCGCGCATCGAACGCTCCTTCGCGCGGCGGCCGGACAGCGCCTGGGTCGCGCATTCCCGCGCCCATCTTTGCTATGAGGAGGGCGAGACGGATGCCGCGCGCGCATTCCTCAGCACCTGGCTGAAGACCTATCCACGCGGCGGCGTTCTGTATGGCCATCTGCACTGGCACCTGGCGCTGGGCGAGCTGGAAGCGGGCGAGGCGGCATCCGCCTGGGACCTCTATCGCGCGGCGTTTTCGGTGCAGGGCGGCAGCGGCACCGCGCGGCAGAAGCTGCAGGACGCGTCCTCCTTCCTGTGGCGCTGGGAATTGGCCGGGCAGCCGCGCGATGAGGCCGCCTGGCGGGAATTGCACGGCTTTGCCCTCGCCCATTTCCCGCGCCCCGGCATCGCCTTCGCCGACCTGCATGTGATGCTGGCCCAGGCCATCAACGGCGATGGCGCGGGGCTTGAGGCGCGCATCGCTGAGATGGCGGAGCTGGAGCGTGAGGCGCGCTACCCCTCGGGCCCGGTCATCCCCGCCATCTCCCGCGCATTCCTCGCCTTTCAGCAGCGCGATTTCGCTGAGGTGATCGAGACGCTGGAGCCGCTTCTGGCGCAAAGCGAGCGCATCGGCGGCAGCCGCGCCCAGACGGATCTGGTGGAATTCACCCTGCTGCGCGCCTGCGCCGAGGCCGGGCGGGCGGAGGATACCCGCCGCATCCTGGCACGGCGCCGGCCCGGCCCCGCGCCCGTCCCCGTCGCGGCGCGGCATTGA